A portion of the Bifidobacterium bifidum ATCC 29521 = JCM 1255 = DSM 20456 genome contains these proteins:
- the rfbB gene encoding dTDP-glucose 4,6-dehydratase has product MQPCRYPEIVSSDIFKPRNIIVTGGCGFIGANFVRYVARNHPDVRITVLDKLTYAGNPQNIAGLPQSQVELVQGDICDVALLERIVPGHDAIVHFAAESHNDNSIANPEPFITTNVEGTFHLLEAARKHDVRFHHISTDEVYGDFALDDPCKFTESTPYKPSSPYSASKAASDQLVRAWVRTYGLRATISNCSNNYGPYQHVEKFIPRQITSIMEGVRPKLYGTGENVRDWIHTEDHSSAVWEILTRGRIGETYLIGADGEMSNIAVMRMILRLMGCAEDAFDWVRDRPGHDRRYAIDSSKLRTELGWKPVHTDFEAGLQATIAWYAANRAWWEPAKAATEARYRAQGQ; this is encoded by the coding sequence ATGCAACCCTGCCGGTACCCTGAAATCGTGAGTAGTGATATTTTCAAGCCGCGCAACATCATCGTGACCGGCGGATGTGGGTTTATCGGAGCCAATTTCGTACGCTATGTGGCACGTAACCATCCTGACGTGCGCATAACCGTGCTCGACAAACTGACCTATGCCGGAAATCCGCAGAATATCGCCGGTCTTCCGCAATCGCAAGTCGAACTCGTGCAAGGCGATATTTGCGATGTTGCATTACTGGAACGTATCGTGCCTGGTCATGACGCGATCGTGCATTTCGCAGCCGAATCGCACAACGACAATTCCATCGCCAATCCTGAACCCTTCATCACAACAAACGTGGAAGGCACGTTCCATCTGCTTGAAGCCGCCCGCAAGCATGACGTGCGATTCCACCACATCAGCACCGACGAAGTGTACGGCGACTTCGCGCTCGACGATCCATGCAAATTCACCGAAAGTACGCCGTATAAGCCGTCAAGCCCATACAGTGCGTCGAAAGCGGCGTCCGACCAGCTGGTGCGCGCATGGGTTCGCACGTACGGGCTTCGTGCCACGATCTCCAACTGTTCCAACAATTACGGGCCGTACCAGCATGTGGAAAAATTTATTCCGCGGCAGATCACTTCCATCATGGAGGGCGTGCGACCGAAACTATATGGCACAGGCGAGAACGTGCGTGACTGGATCCATACGGAAGACCACTCTTCTGCGGTGTGGGAGATTCTTACGCGCGGGCGGATCGGTGAAACATATCTGATCGGCGCAGATGGCGAAATGAGCAATATTGCCGTGATGCGTATGATTCTGCGACTTATGGGGTGTGCCGAGGATGCGTTCGACTGGGTGCGTGACCGTCCCGGACATGATCGACGCTATGCGATCGACTCCAGCAAGCTGCGTACCGAACTCGGCTGGAAGCCTGTGCACACCGATTTCGAAGCCGGTTTGCAAGCGACCATCGCTTGGTATGCTGCCAACCGCGCCTGGTGGGAGCCCGCCAAAGCCGCCACCGAAGCCCGCTACCGCGCACAAGGCCAGTAA
- a CDS encoding MFS transporter, giving the protein MTNAYECTTQPQRSQAADPLRTRDFRRLVAGLGISLFANLMLRFAMSMWVLDETGSAAAFASILTASILPTILLSPLGGVMADRTNRRTVMVALDALSVVTVLVCAAIFSSAGFNLAAIAVMQVALAVLDAMETPTVQAALPQMFRSHGEDVMRRAMAVVNVVNQTSTLVPAVLGGVLYAAVGAMPMMGITIVGFGAAAVVECFIRLGAPDRGDAGRVTAVDDLRAAGRFLTREHPHVLHLVLICAALNFLVTGYAEVGFPYMVRTVLGFGSTAYGLAYGLVGASGLLGALVGGRVARSLSMRRFPMAIAAFSLTILPQALAMTIPAGGVMRLAVLTASTCGTMIVITLANLIAVPAIQMGCPENMTGKVMSLALSASMCAQPLGQIAYGWAYSVYPAGAVLAVTFVLATAMLPPAAHVTRRF; this is encoded by the coding sequence ATGACGAACGCATACGAATGCACGACCCAACCACAAAGAAGCCAAGCCGCTGATCCTCTTCGCACACGCGACTTCCGCCGGCTCGTCGCGGGTCTCGGCATATCGCTCTTCGCCAACCTTATGCTGCGGTTTGCCATGTCCATGTGGGTGCTCGACGAGACCGGCTCGGCGGCGGCGTTCGCCTCCATTCTTACTGCAAGCATCCTGCCCACGATTCTGCTCTCGCCCCTTGGCGGCGTGATGGCGGATCGTACGAACCGTCGGACCGTCATGGTGGCGCTTGACGCGCTTTCCGTCGTGACGGTGCTCGTCTGCGCGGCGATCTTTTCGTCCGCCGGTTTCAATCTGGCGGCGATAGCCGTGATGCAGGTGGCGCTCGCCGTGCTTGACGCGATGGAGACGCCTACGGTGCAGGCGGCGCTGCCGCAGATGTTCCGCTCCCATGGCGAGGATGTGATGCGTCGCGCGATGGCCGTGGTGAACGTAGTGAACCAGACGAGCACGCTCGTTCCCGCCGTGCTCGGCGGCGTGCTGTACGCGGCGGTTGGTGCGATGCCCATGATGGGAATCACGATCGTGGGGTTCGGTGCGGCCGCCGTCGTGGAGTGTTTCATCCGGCTCGGCGCTCCCGACCGCGGCGACGCCGGCCGCGTCACCGCGGTCGACGACCTGCGCGCGGCCGGACGTTTCCTCACCCGCGAACATCCTCATGTGCTGCATCTGGTGTTGATCTGCGCCGCGCTCAACTTCCTGGTGACGGGGTATGCGGAGGTCGGCTTCCCTTACATGGTGCGGACCGTACTGGGGTTCGGCTCCACGGCGTACGGCCTTGCATATGGTCTCGTGGGAGCATCCGGACTGCTCGGCGCGCTCGTCGGTGGGCGGGTCGCGAGGTCGCTGTCCATGCGGCGATTCCCGATGGCGATCGCCGCCTTCTCGCTCACCATCCTGCCCCAAGCGCTCGCCATGACGATTCCCGCAGGTGGAGTGATGCGACTCGCGGTGCTCACGGCGAGCACCTGCGGAACCATGATCGTCATCACCCTCGCGAACCTCATCGCCGTGCCGGCGATCCAGATGGGCTGCCCCGAGAACATGACCGGCAAGGTAATGTCGCTCGCGCTCTCCGCGAGCATGTGCGCCCAGCCCCTCGGACAGATCGCATACGGCTGGGCGTACAGCGTCTACCCGGCGGGCGCGGTCCTGGCGGTGACGTTCGTCCTGGCCACCGCGATGCTGCCGCCAGCCGCGCACGTAACGCGGCGGTTCTAG
- a CDS encoding TetR/AcrR family transcriptional regulator: MAHDMHSGDTERRILDSVRRLFAEKGYEKTSIQDILDDLGLSKGGLYHHFKSKEAILDRLNADEWAVTARLLDKLIERKDMSALEKLRVLIVSAVDAPDHLDLVRSQLALLKDPAFFTANMRFWSTRLPESFRSLIDMGVQDGSIPTAYPEEAAQLLSLLGNYWLMPCFYPADRAGMEHRIRCLATMLDAIGVPVFDETLILRTTEGLTALTPEEDTASA; the protein is encoded by the coding sequence ATGGCGCACGATATGCATTCCGGAGACACCGAACGACGAATCCTTGATTCTGTCCGCAGGCTCTTCGCTGAAAAGGGCTACGAGAAGACGTCCATCCAGGACATCCTGGACGACCTGGGACTGTCCAAGGGCGGGCTCTACCACCACTTCAAATCGAAGGAGGCGATTCTCGACCGGCTGAACGCCGACGAGTGGGCCGTCACCGCGCGTCTTCTCGACAAACTCATCGAGCGCAAGGACATGAGTGCGCTTGAGAAGCTGCGCGTGCTCATCGTTTCCGCCGTGGACGCCCCCGATCATCTGGACCTAGTCCGTTCCCAGCTGGCGCTGCTCAAGGATCCTGCGTTCTTTACGGCGAACATGCGCTTCTGGTCGACGAGACTGCCGGAGTCCTTCCGCTCGCTCATCGATATGGGCGTGCAGGACGGCTCCATTCCCACGGCATACCCCGAGGAGGCGGCGCAACTGCTCTCGCTCCTCGGCAACTACTGGCTCATGCCCTGCTTCTACCCCGCCGATCGTGCCGGCATGGAACACCGCATCCGCTGCCTCGCCACGATGCTCGACGCCATCGGCGTGCCAGTGTTCGACGAGACGCTCATCCTGCGGACGACCGAAGGGCTCACGGCCCTGACGCCGGAAGAGGATACAGCGTCCGCATAG